The Pocillopora verrucosa isolate sample1 chromosome 14, ASM3666991v2, whole genome shotgun sequence genome has a segment encoding these proteins:
- the LOC136278230 gene encoding CUB domain-containing protein 2-like: MLSFSACIPPGESITATSGHISSPNFPNNYDANRNCTWNITVPTGKIIKLTFLNFTLVAGENDDCAGAAANSARVFITNVASHGGKPNDFKICGQKLPHPVYSEGNVIQVRFESRTGLVNKGFNATFQAIDGDSLCPADMILDETSGSFSSPFNPRNYLSNQTCSWNITGKQGYRVELTIPDYNLERCGGAACSCDYMEVQNSFSDQALPGKLCGTPRFTPVKFYSLHESLRVVFVSDDANMDYDGFGATYKLLNYSPPICPREAIPLSGSGKISSTNYPKSNYTASRNCTWNITAPVDKKIQFEFTDFALSECSASPCSDSCSYVELYDGGSTGSPLLGRFCQGSPWNELQFSTGNQLSVMFHPGQTVARGFEAQFSVLSTTTTLPSTGTKATNETTTSTESKIRTDSRMATTTSLPKKSLSAGASVGIALGSVAFVLLVFIMVYSCHRHVKKNKRIISPSNEGTEMEENQQRNKSGCAPDT, encoded by the exons ATGCTCTCCTTTTCAGCCTGCATCCCTCCTGGAGAATCCATTACTGCTACTAGTGGTCACATTTCCAGCCCCAATTTTCCCAACAACTATGACGCAAACAGGAATTGTACCTGGAATATCACAGTACCCACTGGGAAAATCATCAAACTAACCTTCTTGAACTTTACCCTGGTAGCAGGTGAAAACGATGACTGTGCTGGAGCGGCAGCAAATAGTGCCCGAGTCTTTATCACAAACGTTGCCTCTCATGGAGGAAAACCTAATGACTTTAAGATCTGTGGTCAAAAGCTTCCCCATCCTGTGTACTCCGAGGGAAATGTCATTCAAGTGAGATTTGAATCGCGCACCGGCCTTGTAAACAAAGGGTTCAATGCAACCTTTCAGGCGATAGATGGAGATTCAC TGTGCCCAGCAGATATGATTCTCGATGAAACATCAGGTTCTTTCTCCTCTCCATTTAATCCAAGAAACTATCTATCCAACCAGACATGTAGCTGGAATATTACAGGGAAACAAGGATACCGTGTTGAGCTCACAATACCAGACTATAATCTTGAACGTTGTGGTGGCGCTGCTTGCTCGTGTGATTATATGGAAGTTCAGAACAGCTTCAGTGATCAAGCGCTGCCTGGAAAACTATGTGGTACACCTAGGTTTACTCCTGTAAAGTTTTATTCACTGCACGAAAGCTTGAGGGTGGTTTTTGTGTCCGATGATGCAAACATGGATTATGACGGATTTGGggcaacttacaagctgttgaactacagtcctccaa TTTGTCCAAGGGAAGCAATTCCTCTCTCAGGCAGCGGCAAAATAAGCAGCACCAACTACCCAAAGAGTAATTACACTGCTTCCAGAAACTGTACCTGGAACATTACCGCACCAGTTGACAAAAAGATACAGTTTGAGTTTACTGACTTTGCCTTAAGTGAGTGTTCAGCCAGTCCTTGTTCGGATTCTTGTTCTTATGTGGAGCTTTATGATGGTGGGTCAACAGGTTCGCCTTTACTGGGGCGATTTTGTCAGGGGTCGCCATGGAATGAGCTTCAGTTCTCGACTGGAAACCAATTGTCTGTGATGTTCCATCCTGGACAAACAGTTGCTCGTGGATTTGAAGCACAATTTTCTGTACTGTCTACCACAACAACATTACCTTCAACAGGGACAAAAGCGACGaacgaaacaacaacaagtACTGAATCAAAAATAAGAACTGATTCAAGAATGGCAACTACGACGAGTT TGCCAAAGAAATCCTTATCGGCAGGTGCCTCCGTAGGAATAGCATTGGGTAGTGTGGCTTTTGTTCTACTCGTCTTTATAATGGTTTACTCTTGCCATCGTCACG TTAAAAAGAACAAGAGAATCATTTCTCCGAGTAACGAAGGCactgaaatggaagaaaaccagcaaagaaataaaagcgGATGTGCACCCGACACCTGA